In Opisthocomus hoazin isolate bOpiHoa1 chromosome 3, bOpiHoa1.hap1, whole genome shotgun sequence, a genomic segment contains:
- the NTAQ1 gene encoding protein N-terminal glutamine amidohydrolase isoform X2 has translation MNQFPCFAVKKTFGNFASTSGARIPLWKQKLGPGDEPVVWDYHVILLHVSSGEQNFIYDLDTVLPFPCPFDMYSVETFRLDDSLRPEFHRKIRMIQADLYLKTFASDRSHMKDANGKWQKPPPSYPCIETADSKMNLDDFISMDPKVGWGSVFPLPDFVHRFGRQTDYSCSLEGQ, from the exons ATGAACCAATTCCCGTGTTTTGCAGTGAAGAAAACGTTTGGAAACTTTGCGAGTACATCAGGAGCCAGG ATTCCACTCTGGAAGCAGAAATTGGGACCTGGAGATGAGCCTGTTGTCTGG GACTATCATGTTATCCTACTTCATGTTTCCAGCGGGGAGCAGAACTTCATTTATGATCTTGACACAGTGTTGCCGTTTCCGTGTCCTTTTGACATGTACAGTGTGGAGACCTTTAGGTTGGATGACAGCCTTCGTCCAGAATTTCACAG GAAAATCAGAATGATTCAAGCAGATTTGTACCTGAAGACATTTGCTTCAGACAGATCTCATATGAAAGATGcaaatgggaaatggcagaaaCCTCCTCCTTCATACCCGTGCATTGAAACTGCAG ACTCCAAGATGAACTTAGATGATTTCATCAGCATGGATCCCAAAGTAGGATGGGGCTCAGTGTTCCCCCTTCCAGACTTTGTGCATCGGTTTGGCAGACAGACTGATTACAGCTGTTCCTTGGAAGGACAGTGA
- the NTAQ1 gene encoding protein N-terminal glutamine amidohydrolase isoform X1 — MARPAAAYETAVPPRPACAYTSCYCEENVWKLCEYIRSQGQYPLEEFYAVFISNDRRTIPLWKQKLGPGDEPVVWDYHVILLHVSSGEQNFIYDLDTVLPFPCPFDMYSVETFRLDDSLRPEFHRKIRMIQADLYLKTFASDRSHMKDANGKWQKPPPSYPCIETADSKMNLDDFISMDPKVGWGSVFPLPDFVHRFGRQTDYSCSLEGQ; from the exons ATGGCGCGGCCGGCGGCCGCCTACGAGACGGCGgttccgccccgccccgcctgcGCCTACACCAGCTGCTACTG TGAAGAAAACGTTTGGAAACTTTGCGAGTACATCAGGAGCCAGGGTCAGTACCCGCTAGAGGAGTTCTATGCGGTTTTCATATCCAACGACAGGAGGACG ATTCCACTCTGGAAGCAGAAATTGGGACCTGGAGATGAGCCTGTTGTCTGG GACTATCATGTTATCCTACTTCATGTTTCCAGCGGGGAGCAGAACTTCATTTATGATCTTGACACAGTGTTGCCGTTTCCGTGTCCTTTTGACATGTACAGTGTGGAGACCTTTAGGTTGGATGACAGCCTTCGTCCAGAATTTCACAG GAAAATCAGAATGATTCAAGCAGATTTGTACCTGAAGACATTTGCTTCAGACAGATCTCATATGAAAGATGcaaatgggaaatggcagaaaCCTCCTCCTTCATACCCGTGCATTGAAACTGCAG ACTCCAAGATGAACTTAGATGATTTCATCAGCATGGATCCCAAAGTAGGATGGGGCTCAGTGTTCCCCCTTCCAGACTTTGTGCATCGGTTTGGCAGACAGACTGATTACAGCTGTTCCTTGGAAGGACAGTGA